Proteins encoded in a region of the Frondihabitans sp. 762G35 genome:
- the gcvH gene encoding glycine cleavage system protein GcvH, producing MADLTSLKYTSEHEWLLIDGDTATVGITDYAADKLGDVVYVDLPAVGSDLEAGKVVGEIESTKSVGELFAPVLGTVLEINEAVVDSPDLVNASPFDDGWLIKITLAGDLPDFLDRDAYVALTAE from the coding sequence ATGGCCGACCTCACCTCCCTGAAATACACGTCCGAGCACGAGTGGCTCCTCATCGACGGCGACACCGCCACCGTCGGTATCACCGACTACGCGGCCGACAAGCTCGGCGACGTCGTCTACGTCGACCTTCCCGCGGTCGGCTCCGACCTCGAGGCCGGCAAGGTCGTCGGCGAGATCGAGTCGACGAAGTCCGTCGGCGAGCTCTTCGCCCCGGTCCTCGGCACCGTCCTCGAGATCAACGAGGCCGTCGTCGACAGCCCCGACCTCGTCAACGCGTCGCCCTTCGACGACGGCTGGCTCATCAAGATCACCCTCGCGGGCGATCTCCCCGACTTCCTCGACCGCGACGCCTACGTCGCTCTGACCGCCGAATGA